TTCCATAACTTTTACTAAAAGCCCGAGCGCTTTAGCTGCTTCTTTTGCGTCAGTAATTACTGTTGCCTCGCTTGCTTTTTTACCCGGGACGAAAAGATGCGGAATACCTTCATATACAGGAAGTTCCAACCGCTTCGGATCAATCAATAAGAATTTCAACTCGTCAGGTTTAGTTCTGCAAATTAATGACATTATTATCGAGTTTATGCATACCGATTTTCCGCTGCCTGTAGCGCCTGCTATTAAAAGATGGGGCATTGGTGCAAGGTCATCGCAAAATGGTTCCCCGGAAGTTGTCTTGCCCAGAGCAAACGTCAAAAGTGATTTTGATTCAATAAATTTTTTGGATTTCAGGATTTCCTTTAACCCGACAATCGCTTGTTTTGGATTAGGAATCTCAATACCAACCGCAGATTTTCCCGGAATTGGAGCTAAAACTCTTATGGACTCTGTTTTCATGGAAAGCGAAATGTCATTTGAAAGATTTGTTATTGAACTAACTTTAGTTCCAGGAGCAAGAACAATATCATATCTTGTTATTGAAGGTCCGGGATTTATAGCTTCAACTGTCGCAGTTATGTTGAAATCTGCAAGCGTTTTTATCAGTTTTTCAGCACATTCCCGCAGTTCATCTTCTACTACATGTGTTTCAACCGCTTTTGATTCATCTAAAAGATCAAGCGGCGGAAGTTCATATTTTAACTGTTCATTTACGATTTTCACTTCTTCAGTTTTTCTAACTATTGACGTTTTTTCAGCTGACGTTTTCTCTGCTGCAATTTTCCCGGTTATCTTGGCTATTGGAATTTGTTTTACCGGAACCTGTTTTGTTTCTTCTGTTTTAATTATTACAGGTTTGGGTATCAAGACCTTTTGTGTTGATACTTTAGGAGTTAACTCTTTGGACGTTAACGACCTTTCCGTTGCTTTCTCTTCCGCTTCCCATAATATTTTCTTCTTTTTAGGTTTAAAAATCTTTTTTAACAAATCCATAAAATCTTCAAAAGAAATACCTGTCGTAAGAAACACTGAAATAATTAAAATTCCAAAAGTAACAACCCACCCGCCGAATATTCCAACAATATTATTCAAACCTATCTCTGAATATTTTCCAATAAAACCGCCATAATTATTCGTTGCAGGTGTCGCTAAAGAAAAAATAGTACATATGGACCAGACAACAAATATATCAGAAATAAATTTTACGCTTGTAGAATTAAGTTTTTTATTAAAAATAATTTTTACTCCTAACCATGTAAGAACGATGGGAAATATGTAAGATGCTTGTCCGAATATTCTAAATAGAATTTTTGTCGTGTAACGTCCAAGTAATCCTGAATGCTGCGGGAAAAATAAAAACCACAAAATGAGAATTCCAATAATAAGTAATATTAAACCGCGTATATCGTTCCGTTTCATAAAATAGCACTCGCTTTGCTCGTGCACACGAATTATCACGAATTTTATCCGCTTTTATAGACCTCACAAATTTATTACGAATATTCGTGTTATATTCGTGATTTTTTATTATTCGTGTTTATTCGCGTGTATCGGATTCTGTTCCCGATACAATAAAATTCCGATACTATAAAAATATCAATCCCACAATACCAACTATCCAGAGATAATATGAAAAAAGATGAAATTTCCTGCTAATTAGAATTTTTGACAAAACATAAAGCGACAAAATTCCTGAGAGCATTGCAATAATTCCGCCGGCAAGTATGTCAGTGTTGATAGAAAAATGCTTAAGTTCTAATAATCCCGCACCAAGAATTGCAGGAACCGACAAAAGCATTGAATATTTGAATGCATATTTCCTATTGAATCCTAACAAAAGTGCTGCGGAAATCGTAATTCCTGCCCGTGAAATCCCGGGCATTATTGCAAACCCCTGAAACAGACCAATCAGCAGAAAATCAGATATTTTTGCAGTTGAATAATCTTTATCAATACTGTCCGATTTGGAAAACTTAGATGAAAACCACAGAATTAATCCGGTTAAAATTAACATTACTAAGACAATTCTTGGTTGGGAAAACTTTTCTTCAAAATATTTTTTAAATAAAAGTCCTATGACTGCAGTAGGAACAGAAGCTACTATAATTCCTATTAAAGTTTTTAATCCTTCTTCGCTTTTCCCAAATATTCCTTTAAGGATTTCTAAAATATCATTTCTAAAATAAATCATAACTGCGAAAAGAGTCGCAAAATGCAAAAAAACATCAAACTCAATCTGATTGCCTATATTTAACAATTTTTGAAATATTATAAGATGTCCGCTGGACGATACAGGAAGAAATTCGGTAAGCCCTTGTACGAACCCAAGAAAAATCGATTTAAAAAAAGTCATTATTATTATTTATTTATTGATACTTTGTAACCTTTTGCATATTCAGTTATACTAATCTTACTTTCACGTGCAAGCCAACCGATACCCATATATAAAACAGTATTGGTAATTCCCAATGCCGATTTTAATTTTAATGCTGACACCTCACCGTTCTTTTCAAGATACTTCCAGATATCGCCGGCAGTTAAACCAATTTCTTGCAACATAATACATAACCTCCTTAAACATTTTACTACAACGTTTATGTGCATTTATATACATTCTATCAAATTCTTATACGGGTTTTACCAAAAAAAGCACTTCGCCGCTGGAAATAGATTTTTTATTAACAGCCAGTATTTTTATAATTTTACAACTAAAATCTGCTTTTATTTCATTCATAATTTTCATAGCTTCAATTATGCAAAGAGTTTTTCCCTCTTCCACAACATCACCCACATTGACAAAAGGCGGTTCCCCGTGTTTAGGTGAACAATAAAAAGTTCCTGAAAGCGGCGACTTAATACTTGCCGCATCAGAAATTTCTTCTTTTTCCTGTTCGTGTTCAACAACAACAGGGTGACTGCGCGGTATGATGCTGTCTACTTTTCTCTTAATATGAAATTTGATATTATTAGCATCGAATTCAATTTCAGAAAGTCCTTCAACTTTCATAAAATCATATGCTGAAATAATATCTTCTATTTCTTTTATTTTTTTGCCATTTCTCTCGTTGCCTGCTTCTTGGAGAGGTTGATTCTGCCTTGTTTGTCTATTTCCATTACTTTCACCCATATTTCATCACCTATCTTTAAAACATCCTCCACTTTTTCAACCCGCTGTTCCTCTATCTGCGAAATATGAACTAATCCGTCTTTACCGGGAAGTACTTCAACAAAAGCCCCAAAGTTTGTTATTGAAACAACCTTGCCTTTATATAATTTACCAACCTCAGCGTCCGCAGTAAGATATTCTATCATCTGTTTAGCATGATTTAATGATTTTTCATCTTCTGCTGATATAAATATTTTACCGTCGTCTTCAACATTAACTTCGGCACCAGTTTCACTGATTATCTTCCTTATAGTTTTACCACCGGAACCAATAACATCTTTTATCTTTGAAATACTCACCGTTAAAGTAATCATTTTGGGTGCATAAGATGACATCTCGCTTTTTGGTTTCGATATCGTCTTATCCATAATATCTAATATTTTCAATCTTGCTATCTTTGCTTTTTGAAAAAGTTCTTCAAGAATCTTCATGTCAATAGATTCAATTTTTATATCCATTTGTATAGCTGTAATACCATTCCTGGTTCCTGCAACTTTTAAGTCCATATCTCCAAAATGGTCTTCAAGCCCCTGTATATCAGTTAATATTACATGCTTGTCCCGTTCTATCATAAGACCCATCGCTATTCCTGCAACTGCCGCTTTTATCGGAATTCCGGCATCCATTAGTGCAAGCGAACCGCCACAAACAGTCGCCATTGACGATGAACCATTTGACTCAAGAATATCTGAAACAATTCTTATTGCATATGGGAAAGTTTCTTCTGAAGGTAACACTTTTTCCAGTGATTTTTCCGCAAGAGCTCCGTGACCGATTTCCCGTCTCCCCGGTCCTCTTTCGGGTTTAACTTCTCCAACAGCAAATGACGGGAAATTATAATGAAGCATGAATCTCTTTTTATATTCGCCTGCGAGCTCGTCCATTATCTGCATATCCTGAGGTGTTCCCAGTGTTGCGGTTACCAGTGCCTGTGTCTGTCCGCGTGTAAAAACCGCAGACCCGTGTGTGCGAGGTAATACACTTAACTTACAATCGATAGGTCTTATTTCATCAGGCTTTCTACCATCGGACCGGACACCCATATTTATTATTAAATAACGCGCTACTTCTTTAACCAACTCTTCAATAATTTTCTCAACAATGTTCTCTTTTTCCGGAAAATCCAACTTTGCTGTTGCTTTTATTTCAGCAAGCTTTAATTCCCTGTCTTTTTTTTCATGTATTTTTACCGCTATTTCAATTTTCTCTTTATATTTCCGGGTTATTTCAGATTTTATTGTATTATCAATTTCCAAAGCACCTGTAGTCCTTTTGTTTGTTGCTAAGAATTCTCTTTGGCAATTGATTATTTCAGGTATATATTTAAGCCCGAAATTTATTGCCGACAATATAGTATCTTCATCTATTTCGTTAGGACCACCCTCCATCATTACAATGCCTTTTTCAGTAGCAGAAATTATAAGGTCAACATCAGATAACTCTCTTTGTGAATATGTAGGATTTACAACAAAGTCTCCGTTTATTCTGGCAATCCTAACCGCACCAACGGGTGTTACAAAAGGAATATCCGACTGCATGAGTGCCGCGGAGGCACCTATTACTGACAGCACATCCGAATCATTCTCAATATCTGATGAAAGCAACGTAATTATGATTTGCGTTTCGTAAAAATATCCTTTAGGAAAAAGAGGTCTTATTGTCCTATCAATTATTCTTGAAGTCAATATTTCTTTTTCGCGAGGTCTTCCTTCTCTTTTAAAAAATCCGCCGGGAATTTTCCCTGCGGCATAAGTTCTTTCACGGTAGTCAACAGTAAGCGGCAGAAAATCAACATTTTCTTTTAAAGTTAATGCTGAATTCACTGTCGCCAAAACTATTGTGTCACCGTACTGAACCATCACTGCCCCTGACGATTGTTTTGCTAATTCACCGCTTTTTAATATAAGAGGTTTACCATCAATGCTAATTTTAATTTCTTTCATTTTTTATTTAATCCTTCCACAAATACATTACTGTTTGTGGTTTTTCCGAAAAACACTATTTCCGAATATCAAGTCTTCCTATAATTTCCGAATAACTTTTCGGATTATTCTTCTTCAGATAATTCAAAAGTTGCCTTCTTCTACTAACTAACATAAGAAGACCTCTTCTTGATGCATGATCTTTAGGATTTTTCTTAAAATGTTCACTACTCAGCTGATTAATCCTGTCTGTCATAACTGCAATCTGAACATTAGGCGAACCGGTATCAGTTGGATGAATTTTAAACTCTTCCAAAATCTTTCTTTTTCTTGATTTTTCAATCATATTTTTTCCTCCGTTAACATTATTATATAAAATAAAAAAAATAAATCAAGTTATATCTGTAATTTTAGCATTAAATTTATAATTGCTAATAATCCTGACTAAACTCAAGCTTACCTTCTTTATTGTATTTTTTTCTATTTATTTTTACATCATTTCTGTAATTATCTTTATATAAAATACTGCCGTCTTCAACATATATTTTACCTACCCCTTCCCGCTTATCATTAATACAATTTTGTTCTTCTCTTAGTTGTCCGTTTTCATAATATCCCCTGCTGATACCCTCCAGTTTACCGCCCTTATAATTCTTTTCTTCTTTTACCTTACCATTTTCATAATATTCTTTTCCGGTGCCGTCACGTTTATCATTTTTATAGTTCCACTCATTTTGCAATTTGCCACTTTCAAAATATTCTCTGCTAATACCTTCCTGCTTGTTGTTTTTATAATTCCACTCTCCCTGCAATCTGCCACTTTCGAAATAAACTTTACTTATACCTTCTAATTTATCATTCCTGTACATCCACTCCCCGTGCAATTTGCCGCTATCATAATATACTTTGCCTATTCCATCCTGTTTATCATTACTGTAGTTCCACTCACCATGCAACTTACCGCTCTTAGAATATCCCTTACTTATGCCTTCACGTTTATCATTTTTATAATTCTCTTCAACAAACAACTGACCGCTTTCATAATATCCTCTGCTTATACCTTCCCGTTTATCATCTTTATAAATCCACTCTTTAATTAACTGTCCACTTTCAGCATATACTTTAACTATGCCGTCACGTTTGCCATCTATGTAATTTTCTTCCATAAATAACTGACCACTTTCATAATATACTTTGCTTATCCCTGCTAATTTGTCATTTTTGTAGTTTTTCTCTTCTTTTATTTTACCATTATCATAATACAATCTACTTTGACCTTCACGTTTATTGTCTTTATAATTCCATTCTTCCTGTAACTTGCTATCTTTTGTTGAATATCTCTTTGTAATTCCATCTAATTTATTATCCTTAAAATGCATCTCCATATTCAATTGACCGCTATTGTAATATTCCTTTACTACACCATCCGGTATTCTTCCGGTTTTTTCAATAGTTTCATTATAATAATTAAATTCTCTGGCTACTTCTTTTCCGTTATCATAGTAAATGACCTTCTTTACAATTTTACCACCAGTATATCTTTGCATTACTTTTCTTGTAACTTCCGAAAAAAGACCAGTTGAAATTAATATTATTGACAAAAATACTATTATTTCCTTCACGATTTTATCCTTTACATCTTAATCAGGGAATTCTACTTGAAAAAAATATTTTACATGATTTAAATTAAAATAAGATACTTATTTGATACTTTATGACATGGAATCATCGATTAATATTTATCCGAAATTAAATACTGCAGCAACATACCGGTGATTACTCAACAATTATTTTTTTTCGTCTATGTACATTAAAAAATATACAAGAGCAACAGTCCAACCAATACTCGAGAACAGATCATGTCTCCTATATTCCGAAATAATAGTTATAGTCACTATCACTATAAAACATATATTAAACACACCTTTTAATTTCATTTCAAATACTTTTTGTTTTAGTTCCTTTAATTTTTATAACAAATATTACTCATTATATGGGGTGAGCGACGGGACTTGAACCCGCAACCTCCTGGGCCACAGCCAAGCGCTCTAACCAATTGAGCTACGCCCACCACTATAACTAATAACTATAAGTTACTTAAGTTGTTTTAACTTGCGCCTGGCGTGACTCGAACACGCGACCCTCTGCTTAGAAGGCAGATGCTCTATCCAGTCTGAGCTACAGGCGCACTTTCTACGAACATTTTGAACATTTGACCCCTCCGATTGAAAATCGGAGTGCTCTATCCAGTCTGAGCTATAAGTGCAGAACTAATCAATCTTTCAATAAAAAATTTGCTTTTTTGTTTCTTTATGTACAGCTCAAAATCTAAAGCTTCTATTTTTGTTGAAAAACTCTTATTGTAAACTAATATTAAGGGTCGTCTATTCTTCGTTGCTAACGACCTTCCATCAAAATGCCTTTTTAATCTATCTTTTAAATTTCCAGTACTCCCTGTATAATATTTACTATCTTTTAAACTTCGCAATATATAAACTTTGAACATTTTTGAACATTTGACCCCTCCGATTAAAAATCGGAGTGCTCTATCCAGTCTGAGCTACAGGCGCACTTTCTAATGTTTTATATTTATTAATCTAAGTTTTTAATTATACATATTTTTTAATTTCAAGTCAAGAAAATGTAACCCCACAAAAAAAGGACAATATGTTCCTAAATAATTTATCAAAATACTAATTTAAACTTTGATTCCGTTTCATAATTTTTATTGACATCGCTTTCTATATTAATATAATCCTTAATTATACCTATGGAATATATTAATATAATCCTTAATTATACTACAGAACTATGTTAATATAATTTAAATTATGAAGCAAAAAACAACACTTTTATTTTTACTCATATTTTTTTTCAGTAAATCACTTCTAGTATCAAGGAATACAGATTATGTATCTGACCATATAAAATATGATAGAATATTTTATTTAGATGAAAACTATAATTTTAATGAAAAAGACAGATACTCTACAATAGTCAATGAGGAACAGGTTGATGAATTATACGTACAGCAAAATGAGTTCTACAAAATGGTGGACGACAGAAAACTGTTGCTTAACAAAACAGCAGACGGTATTTCTTTAAATATCTTTCACTTTGCAGAATTATCACAATTACCTGATATTTTATTAAAAGAAAAAAAATATTTAGATATGGAATTATATACTGATTTGGCATTTGATATTATTAATTCCAAAAAGCTAAAAGCAGACAACGGAATTATTTGTGATTTCCACATACACACTGTTTATTCACACGATTCAGCATCTGATATTGTAAGTTTATTAAAAAAATCCAGCGAAAAAGGTTTTGGAGCAATTGCAATTGCAGACCACAATCGAATGGACGGCGTCAGAAGAACTATTGAAATTTCTGAGCATTTAAAAAAGGAAAAAACAATAAACCCGGATTTTATCATTATACCCGCAGAAGAAATTTCCGTAAATGACGGCTCGCACATAGGCGCTATATTCATTAACACATATATAGAAAAAGGAATGACAGCTGAAGAAACAATACGTGAAATTCACAAACAGGGCGGATTAGCAATTGCATTGCATCCCGGAAAAAAAACTGAACTGGGAATTAAACTGGCGAGAAATTTAGATTTTGACGCTGTTGAAGTAGGAAACAGTTCTGACTTTTTACCCTACGATTTTTACAGAAATAAATCATTGAATAAAAAATTAAAGAAAACTAAAGTTTTCGGCAATAATACGCACATGAGCCAAGGTATAGGTTTCCTGGGTTACAATGTTGTATTTACTGATAATAAATCTATTGAAGGAATAAAAGAAAGCGTTGCTCAGGGGAAAGTAAAACCTGTTTTCACAGGATTATACTACGGATATTATAATTTTTTTGAATTTAAACCGGTAGATTTTTTATATTCCACATTTGACATATATGATACAGTAAAAAGAAACCTTGAATATTCAGCCGGTAAGCTGCTTTTTTCAAATGATTTTACGGTCAAAACAACAATAGATGATCCGTTGTATGATATCTTTAATGTTTTTCAAAGCCACAAATATATAAACAAAAAAGATGATAACCCATTCCGGCAACCAGTTAAATTTTTATATATTTCTATTTCATACGGAATGTTTAACGTAACTTATAATTTTCCAGAAGAGAAAACAAAATCTTTTGTAAAATTTATGTTTTAATTAATTACACAGGATTCAGGATTCAGCACTCAGGATTTGGAATTAAGATGTGAGATAGTAATCTTACTGCTACAAAAACATCGGCAAAGCAAGCTTTGCCACTACAACTCTATAACACTATAACCCTATAACCCTATAACACTATAACCCTATAACCCTACAACCCTACAACCCTATAACTCTATAACTCTATAACCCTATCCTCTTTTCTATTCTTTTTTTGCCGGTTCTGCTCCGAAACGCCAATACTTCTCAAATAAAAATTTATTTTGCCTGTCCCCATACTGGTCCTTATTCAGTTCTTGTATTGTTGTAAATAATATTCCATTTTTAAGAAGGTATGAGAGTTGTATCTCGTGTGTTAATGAAAGTTTATTTTCGAACTCATCAAATTTTATCCCGTAATTAGCTGAAAGTCCGCGAGCAAAAGATTGTCCGAATGAAAGTTTTGTTCCTTTATACAAGTCCACAATCGACGGTTGTGTCCCTTGTGGAAGAGGTATTGACGACGTATCTCTTTTTATAGAAAATTTATCGATAAAACCAATTTTTTTAAATAGCGATTTTACAAATGGTGTCGTTAAAAATGTGTCAACCATTTTAGAAATCTCTTCTGCTGAAAAAGGCTGTTTTTGTTTTGTATCTGTTAATCCCAATGCAGACTGAGTCGCTAATTGCTCATTCATCTGTGGATTTGTTTTTGAAGAAAACCTTGGTTTAACATTTTCAAGAGGTCCTCTGTCGAGAGTTAAAATTATGGTATCAGGAATATACTCTATTATCATTTGGTGAGTTGCAAGGTCTTCCCGTCTGCTCTCTACCTCAGTATCTGATTCAGCAATCCCTGATAAAAACAGTTTGCTTTTTTCTGCTTCGAAAACTGCTTCTTTTATCGTAAAATCTCTCCCTAAATAACTTAAATCACCCCTCACTGCTTCTACTTTGCCGCTTACATGAGGAGAAACTCCCCTATCATGTAGAAGTAACTCACCTTTTATTTCAACTGATGCAAAATCATTCTCATACCAGCAATCTTTTCCGGTAACAATTTTAAGGTTCCAATTCGCAAATTTTAAAAAATCCCAGGCTCCCTCATTTTCCCCAATGCCAGGATATGTAAATTTTGCATCGGAAATCTTCATATAGCCGTCAATATTCCATGATTCCGTTGTTCCAAAAAATCGCATATCTGCTTTTACTTTTGCTTTTGACGGATTAGAAAAAGTAGCAATATCGGGAATTACAGGGATTATTTTACCGACACCTCCTGATTTAATCTGCAAATCATTAACTATAACTGCTATACCGTCACTCGGAGTAAAGATATGAACATCAAAATCACCGATATTAAAACCATCGGTAATTGCAGCATAACCGCTTAACACAAGGGGTTCTTTTTCAACTAAAACATTTAATTCCTGTATTTCTATTTTTTTTCCTGAAAATATTATCCCGCATTTAAAATCTGTCAATTTTCGAAAAATATCTTTCATTAAAATCTCATCTGCGGTAGCTTTAAATTCACCCGAGACATCGGGTTTTTCTAAAGTTCCTTTTATATTAAGCAAAGTTGAAAATTGTCCTTTTGCACTTTTTACAGATTTCGACAATGCAGTAAGTATTGCCATATTACCGTTAGTCACTTTCAATAATATGTCTATCGGATATCCCGAAAGCTTTTCTTTCATTTCTGCTGTTAGGGGTAGCGGGGTTTTACCTTCACCTTCAATTGAAAAAATATTTTTTTGAGATATTTTTAATTGTTTCAGTTCCAAGATATTTTCATTTATCTGAAAAAAAAGTGACGCAATATCAAACCCAATATTCTCTATATTACCATTAGTTGAGTTTAAGATGCATGTAATTGCAGGATCTTTTATTTTGCCTGAAACTTTTACATTAAAATTTGTATTTCCGGATGCAACAACTTTTAAATTAAGCAAATTTAGTATATTACCAAGCGAAACATTTGAACCCTCTGAAGTTATTTCCAAATTATCATCTTTTTGCGAACCATTTATGAAAAACAAGCGTTTTCCAGCCTCAAATATTGAAAAATTATATATTTTTAGTTCATTCGGTCTTGAAAAATCAATTATCCCTGTTATCTGCGTTGGCTTTCCATTTTCAGGTATAAAATTTAAAATACCTTTGGAATATTCAATATAGTATTTTTCATTTTTAAGTTGAAGTTGATTCAGCCATAAGCCATTTGTTGAAATGTCGGCTTTTATTGAATTATTCCATCTACCTTCTGCTATTACACCACCGAATAAAACGATTCCCGGCAACTTAATATTTCTTATTTCCGAAATAACTTTAAAAACTATTTCTTCTTTGAAATCAACATATGTATCAGGAAGAATCCTTATTTGTGCTTCACCCCATTTAATATTCCCTTTTGTAAAAACAATCCTTTTATTCAATAGTGTAAATTTACCATCAATAGAATCAATTATCTTATCTTCAATATATACATTTTCTCCGGAATATCCGACTGAAACTTGCGGATTATCAAAACCACCGGCGATATTTACTTCAAGATTTTTTAAAACACCTGATACCGGCAGAGTACTTTTGCATAAAGTATATATTGAATCCATTTTTACGTTATTTGCTGAAATATTTAGTTCGTTAAACTCTCTTTTTCCCAAATCAAGTTCACCGGAAACTTCAGCTTGCGAACCATTAACTAAAAATTTCGTATCTTCTATTTTCAAAATATTTTGATTAACCAGGATTTTCCCGGATCCCCTGGTTAACAGATTATAAATATTTCCCCGATATTTATAATCTGTTAAAACTGAAGGGGTTCCTACATTACCTCTTATCGTCACTTTACCCGTAATTTTACCCGTTATATCTTTATTCAGCAATTGTTCTGTATCAAATTCATAATCTATATCTGATGACAGATATTTTGATGGAACAAAATATTCAAGATTACCGTTTATTGCATCACCCCAAACAATCTTGTTTAAAACAATTTTTTCGGAATTGTAACTTCCTGTCGCTGAAAATTTATTAGAAATATTATCAATCGCTAAATTCGGTGAAACAATTTTGCAATATATGTCTTTATCCGTTTTTTCTCCTGAAAACATTATATCTCCCCTAATTGTTCTTTTTGCAACCACTAACTCATTAAGCTTTAGTGAAAGATTAAATCTATCATTTTCAATTTCCCCCGATAACTTAAGGGATGTTTTTGACGCTTTTTGCTGTAATACCAATTCCCTAATTATAAGTTTAGATAATTTAGTTTCAAAGGAAGTTACAATTAAATCATACGGAATATTTTTCATAATATTTCCATGATTTATTACTATCGTTCCATATGGATTTGGATTATTCATCCTGCCATTCCAATTTATTTTACCTGATATGCTGCCGGATATAATTTCAGGACCTATACCGATAAACGGAAAGACAAGATTACTATTGCACTTCGATAGCGTCAGATAACCAGTTGTCTCTTTTTTATCCGGCATTATTTTTATATCCC
This is a stretch of genomic DNA from Elusimicrobiota bacterium. It encodes these proteins:
- a CDS encoding PHP domain-containing protein, producing the protein MKQKTTLLFLLIFFFSKSLLVSRNTDYVSDHIKYDRIFYLDENYNFNEKDRYSTIVNEEQVDELYVQQNEFYKMVDDRKLLLNKTADGISLNIFHFAELSQLPDILLKEKKYLDMELYTDLAFDIINSKKLKADNGIICDFHIHTVYSHDSASDIVSLLKKSSEKGFGAIAIADHNRMDGVRRTIEISEHLKKEKTINPDFIIIPAEEISVNDGSHIGAIFINTYIEKGMTAEETIREIHKQGGLAIALHPGKKTELGIKLARNLDFDAVEVGNSSDFLPYDFYRNKSLNKKLKKTKVFGNNTHMSQGIGFLGYNVVFTDNKSIEGIKESVAQGKVKPVFTGLYYGYYNFFEFKPVDFLYSTFDIYDTVKRNLEYSAGKLLFSNDFTVKTTIDDPLYDIFNVFQSHKYINKKDDNPFRQPVKFLYISISYGMFNVTYNFPEEKTKSFVKFMF